The Streptomyces sp. 11x1 genomic sequence GCTCACCGAAGGCCCGCACGCACGCGCGGTAGAAGTCCGGCTGCTTGGTGAAGGCCGACCCGAGCGAGACGAGCAACACCTTCTCCGCGCCGGCCGGCCGCTGCCAGTCGCCCTGCGCCGAGGGGTCGCCCTGGCAGGCGCCGACGAAGGTGTGGCGGCTCTCGTCGACCCGGTCGGCGTTCGGCTGGAGCACCTTCGGGATGAGGACGAGGGAGCGGGCGGGCCTGCCGACGAACGGGTCGGGGTGCTCGGTGATCCCGTTCTCCTCCAGCCAGGCCCGGAACCGGGCGTAGTACGCCTTGCCGCGTTCCGTCTTCCTGGGTTCGGCCCACATGGGCTCGGCGACCTCCTCCTCGTAGCCGTCCCAGGCGACCAGGTTCGGGGAGAGGGAGATCGCCTTGACGCCCCAGCGGTGGGCGAGGACGCGTGCCGGGTACGAGGTGATGTCGTGCAGCACGAGGTCGGGCTCGTCACCCTCGTAGGCCGCGACGAGCTGCGGCAGGGCCTGGATCGCGTCCTCCAGGAAGGGCTCGACGTTGTCGAGGAGCGTGCTCCCCCACGCCTCCGGGTCGGCGTCGGGGCCGGGCAGCGTGGAGTGCCAGGGCCTCGGCTCGGCACCGGTCTCGGCGACCTTCTCCGCGAAGGCCGGCGGGATCGCGTACGTGACCCGGTGGCCGCGGGCCACCAGCTCGCGGACCACTTCGAGGCTCGGGTTCACGTGACCGTGGGCGGCGATGGAGAACATGGCGATATGGGAGGTCATGAAGGTGACGGTACGCGAGACGAGACGTATCGTGCAACTGGTTTGTGGGTGGGTTGTCGGGTGCGGGTGAGTGGAGGTGGTCTTTTGAGGGGCGCGGGAACTGCGCGACCAGCCCCCTACCGGAGCCGCACCCGACGACGCACCCTCTCGCCCTAGCGCTGACAGCGGGCCGACACCAGGTCCCGTCCGGCTCCGAACGTCTCCTCAGCTCACCCAGACCGATCGCACCGCGTCCGGTCCTTCAGCGCCGGGGGGAATGCCCGCTCCCGCATGGATGGACAGGTCCAGCTGAATCGCCGCCAATACGATTCGACGTCTCGGAAGGACGGCGGTGGCGCTGGCCTCGGCTGCTCGCGGTGTCGGCGGTTGGGCACTGGGGTCAGGGTTTCCCAGGTAGACGAAAGCGTTGCCGGTCACTCTCACGAGTGATGCCGGTCGAAGGCGTGGGCGGGAGGGGAACGGGGTGTCTAGGTTCGTGGCATGTCACGATTCCGGATGTATCCGTCGCGCGCGCAGGCCGAGCGGATGCTCACGCACTGCGCGCACGCCCGGTACGTGTGGAATCTCGCTGTCGAGCAGCATGCGCACTGGCGGCGGTGGCGTAAGAGCGCGCCGGGTTTCGCGGAGCAGTGCCGTCAGCTGACCGAGGCCCGGCGGGAGAACGAGTGGCTGGGGTCGGGGAACGTGGCTGTGCAGCAGCAGGCGTTGAAGGATTTCGCCCGGGCCAAGAACGCCCGGTTCACTTCGGGGTTCGGTGAGCCGACCTGGCGCAGGAAGCACGTCCACGAGGGCTTCCGGGGCATCGGCACCGACCGCGTACCGAAACACCACGCGGACGGGTCGCCCAGGCTGAACGCGAAGACCGGCAAGCAGGTCATGGGCCGCTCAGTGGTCGTGCAGAGGCTGAACCGGCGGTGGGCGCAGGTCAGGGTGCCCGGCTGCGGCTGGGTCCGCTTCCGCCTCAGCGCAAAGGGCAAAGGCGCGAAGCTGCCCGACGCCAAGACGTTCCGGGTCACCTTCCGCAACGGCCAGTGGCACATCGCGTTCGCCGTGATCCCCGGCCCGGTCGAGGGGCCGGGCACGGGCGGGGTGACCGGCATCGACCGGGGCGTCACGATCACCGCCGCCCTCTCCGACGGACGGAAGCTGAACTGCCCCCAGCTCACCGTCAAGGAAGGCGCACAGATCCGCAAACACCAGCGGCGGGCGACCCGCGCGCCCAAGGGCAGCTCGGAGAAGGCGGCCGAGTACGCGAAGGTGGCCAGGCTCAAGGCACGGGAGACGAACCGGCGCAAGGACTGGTGCGAGAAGACCAGCACCATGCTCGCCCGCTCCTACGGCCTTATCCGGTTCGAGAAGCTGAACATCAAGACGATGACCCGCTCCGCGAAGGGGACCGTGGAGCGGCCCGGCCGGCAGGTGGCGCAGAAGTCCGGCCTGAACCGGGCGATCCTGGCCCAGGGCTGGGGGCTGCTGCGGCAGCGCACCGGGCACAAGGCCCCCGGCCGGGTCGAGGACGTTCCCGCCCCCTACACCAGCCTGCGGTGCAGTGCCTGTGGATGGATCGACAAGAACTCGCGCAAGAGCCAAGCCGGGTTCGTCTGTTCCTCCTGCGGCTTCACCTGCAACGCGGACACCAACGCCAGTATCAACATCGCGGCAGGACAGGGCGGAATCCCCCGCCCCCGGCGCACAGCCGGTGCCGGAGGGGTGACAACGGCCACCAGCCGTTCGAGCGCCCGTGAACCTCAGCCCATATGAGCTGGAATCCCCCTATTTTAAGAGGGGGAGGATGTCAAATGATCCCGACGACCACCTCGGGCATGGCCCAGGGGATGATCGCCAGCGCGCGGGCCAGCCAGCGCAGCCGCAGGGGCTGGTTCAGGAGGAGCGCGAGGCCGAGGGCCAGCAGGAACTGCGGGACGGTGACCCCGACCGCCCACAGCAGCCCGATGCGGAACGAGTCCCAGAAGAGGGTGTCGTGCAGCAGGTCCCGGAAGTTGAGGGTGCCGATCCACCGGGTGGGCTCGGTGCGGCCGGACTGGGCGTCGGTGAACGCCAGCGCGATCCCGTACAGCAGCGGTCCGACGCTCAGCACCAGGATGGGGATCAGCGCGGGCAGCACCAGGAACCAGGCACCGTGGTCGATCAGGCGCCGGTCCCGGCCGTCCGCCGGGGTGCGCCGCTTGGCCGGTCGCGGGCGTTGCGGCTTCGCGGTCGCCAAGGTCATGTCCGTCATGGTGCTGAGGGCATGACAGGGCGTCAAGACACCGCGCACACGGTCCGACCTGTGCGAATGCGAGACTGGCCGCCGGATGGCGTGAAGCCGACGCCACGAGCGCGCGTCGGCGGTACGGACAGGGAGGCGACGGATGGACGAGGCTCGGGCCCGGGACGTGGTGGTCGCGGCCGGCGTGCTGCCCGGTGCGGCCGGAAAGGCGCGGCTGCTCGCGCTGGGCGAGAACGCGGTGTTCGCCGCCGGTGACCTGGTGGTGAAGGTGGGCCGTGACGCCGAACTCCTCGACCGGGCCCGGCGCGAGGTGCGCATCGCGGAGTGGCTGGCCGCGCAGGGTGTCCCGGCGGTGCGGCCCGCCGAGCCGGATGCCCTGCTCGTCGAGGGACACCCGGTGACGGTGTGGCACCGCCTGCCCGATCCCGTACGCCCCGCGGGGCCGCGTGATTTGGCTGAACTCCTTCGCCCGGTCCACGCCCTCCCCACCCCCGCCTTCGCCCTTCCCCGCCGTGAACTGCTGGGCGGTGTGGAGCGCTGGCTGCGGCTCGCCGGTGACGCGATCGACCCGGCGGACGCGGCGTATCTCCGGGAACGTCGGGACGGCTTCGAGGCGGCCGCGGCCGCTCTCACCCCGCGTCTGCCCCGGGGCCCGATCCACGGCGACGCGCTCCCCCGCAACGTGCACATCGGCCCGGACGGCCCGGTCCTCGTCGATCTGGAGACCTTCTCCGGTGACCTCCGCGAGCACGACCTCGTCGTCATGGCCCTCTCCCACGACCGCTACGGCCTGCCGACGCAGGAGTACGACGCCTTCACGGCCGCCTACGGCTGGGACGTACGGGAGTGGGACGGCTGCTCAGTGCTGCGGAGTGCCCGTGAGACGGCCAGCTGCGCCTGGGTCGCGCAGCACGCGCCGAGCGACCCCAAGGCGCTGGCCGAGTTCGAACGCCGCGTCGCCTCGCTGCGCGACGGGGACGAGACGGTTCGCTGGTATCCGTTCTGACCCGGGCGGTGCCTGCGCGGCCCGCTGGTGTCCTTCCTGACCGCCGCGCGGTGCCTAGCCGGCCCGGAGTATGAGCTCCACCTCGTCGATCTCGGCGTCGCGGGCCAGGGCGAAGCCGCGCTCATGGCCCGTGACGACGAAGCCGCACTTCTGGAGGACGCGGACCGAGCCCGTGTTGTCGGCGGCGGCGCGGGCGTACAGCGGACGGGTCGGGTCGAGGGCGATCAGCGCGGCGAGGGCGGCGGTGGCGATACCTCGGCCCCAGTGGGCGCGGTCGATCCAGTAGGTGACCTCGCGTTCGTCCGGCGGGCCGTAGACCGCCGCGTTGCCGACGACCTCGCCACCGGCGACCACCGTGCGCGCCAGGATGTCGGGGTTGGCACGGATCTTCGCCCAGTGACCGTCGAACAGCTCCCGGTCGGAGTGGTACTCACCGGTGAAAGCGGCGATCCGCTGCGCCTCGGGGTCACGGGCGTGGCTCCAGAAGAACGGCAGGTCGCTGTCGCGTACTTCGCGCAGGGAGATCTCGTCGGCGTTCATACCGTTTCGTCCTCCAGTTCGCGCAGCGGCCAGAGCGCGTCCACGACCGCTTCCGGGTTGCCCTTGCGGCGGAGGAACGCCTGGAAATCGGCGGCCCACTCCGCGTACCACTCGATCTGGCGGCGGTGCAGCTCGGCCGGGCCGAGGGCGGCGACCTTCGGGTGGCGCTGGGCTATCGCACGGGCGAGGCGGGCGGCGGCCAGGGCGTCGGCGCAGGCGTTGTGCGCGGCGTCCAGGGGGACGCCGTACTCGCCGCAGACCGCTTCGAGGTTGCGCTTGCCCCGGCGGTAGCGCTCGACGGAGCGGTCGATCGTGTAGGGGTCGACGACGGGCGCCGGGTCGAGTCCGCCGAGCCGGTCGCGCAGGGACGGCAGGGCGTACCGGCGCAGTTCGGCGGAGAGCAGGGTCAGATCGAAGGCCGCGTTGTACGCCACGACCGGGACGCCCGTCCTCCAGTAGGAGACGAGGACGTCGGCGATGGCGTCGGCGACCTGGTCGGCGGGTCTGCCCTCGGCCGTCGCACGGGCGTTGGTGATGCCGTGCACCGCCACCGCCTCCTCCGGGATCTCCATGCCCGGGTCGGCGAGCCATTCCCGGTGTCCGACCGGCTCCCCGTCCTTGACCTCGATGACCGCGCCCGTGACGATGCGCGCCTCGCGCGGGTCCGTCCCGGTGGTCTCCAGGTCGAAGCCGATCAGCAGCTGCCGGTGCCAACCCATGCTGGCCCCCCTCCTTGGTGGTGCTTTCCCCCAGTGACCACCACCATCGCACGGGCCACTGACAATCCGAGGCGCGCATTCCGCTTCGCCGTGCCCCGGGCGTGCGGGCACTGCGTCGCGGCCTTGCGCACGACCTCTGTCGCGGCCGTCACGACACCGGTCGGGAGTCCGCCCACGCCACTTCGAACTCCTCGCGGTATGTATCGAAAAGGCCGACTTCGCCGTTCTCGTCCGCCTTGAGGACCCGGTTGCCGCCGCGCAGGACGAGGACGGGCGCCTCCATGCCCCGGGTGCGCCGCAGATAGGTCTGGACGACCGCGACCCCGTCCGTGCCGTCGCCGTCGACGAGGTACGCGGTGAAGCGCGGGGTCTCGTCGAAGACCTGGATCTCGAAGGCGCCGGGGTCGCGCAGCCGGGAGCGGACCCGGCGCATATGGAGGATGTTCATCTCCACGGCACGGCTCAACTCGCCGCGCTTTATGCCGAGTTCACGCTCACGCCGCTTCACGGCGCTGGAGGCGGGGTTGAGGAAGAGCAACCGCACGCGGCAGCCGGACTCGGCGAGCCGGACCAGCCGCCGCCCGGAGAAGTTCTGCACGAGGAGGTTCAGGCCTATGCCGATGGCGTCCAGGCGGCGGGCCCCGCCGAAGAGGTCCTCGGCGGGGAACTGTCGCAGCAGCCGCACCCGGTCGGGGTGGACGCCGACGACGTCCGCGTACCGGTCGCCGACGAGGTCCTCGACCGCGTCGACGGGCAGCCGGCGCGCGGAGGGCACGTCGCTGCCGGCGCCCAGGATCTCCAGCAGCTTCGCGGAGGCACGCTCGGCCTGGGCGAGGACGGCCTCGGACAGGGCCCGGTTGCGGGAGACGACGTTGCGGGTGACCTCCAGCTCGTCCAGGGCCAGTTCCACGTCGCGCCGCTCGTCGACGTACGGCTCGAAGCAGGGCCAGTGCTGCACCATCAGCTCACGCAGCTGCGGCAGGGTGAGGAAGCTCAGCACGTTGTCGTCGGCCGGGTCGAGCAGATAGCCCTTGCGGCGGCTGACCTCGCGGACCGCTACGGCTCGCTGCACCCACTCCTGTCCGGCGGGTCCGGCGGCGGCGACCACCCAGTCGTCGCCGTGGACGGGCTCGTAGATGGGCCGCAGCACGGCGGCCACCACGGCGCGCAGCCGCTGCTCGACGAGGTTCAGCCAGATGTAGGCACGGCCGGCCCGCTGGGCGCGCGTGCGCACTTCGAGCCAGGCGTCGGCGTTCCAGTCCAGTTCAGGGCCGATGGAGCCCCGCTCCATCGGCCGCGCCAGGGACACCGCGCCGGGTGGGACATCCGTGGGGTCCCCCTCGTGACCCGTGTCGCCCGCGTCACCAGGAGGCAACTCCAGCCCTCCCGAGCCCACCCACGCACCGCCTTCCGCTCCCCCGAGCTCACCCCTACGCAACGATCAAGGAAGGGTACTCCGGTAGCGGGTGACGATACAGCCGGATGGACAGGTCGTTTCTCAACTACCGCACGTGACTTGGTCGTTCCGGGGCGCTACCGCGCGAGGAGTGAGCCGATTCATAGCGATCGGGCCACCGGGGCGCGACTCCGGGGGCCCCTCGGGGCGTCACGATGTGTCCACTCTGGGCAGGAGGGACGTATGTCCTAGGAGGTTCCATCAGATTGGGGGAGACTCCATCCGGAGTCGCTCCCAGCGGCGCGCGACAACTGGAAGAGTCGTATCCATGCAGGTCTGGCCTGGACAGGCGTATCCGCTCGGCGCCACGTACGACGGCGCCGGTACCAACTTCGCGGTCTTCACGGAGGCCGCGCACCGAGTAGAGCTGTGTCTGCTGGACGACGACGGCTCCGAGACGGCGGTGGAACTGCGCGAGACGGACGCGTTCGTGCGGCACGCGTACCTGCCCGGTGTGATGCCGGGGCAACGGTACGGCTTCCGTGCGCACGGCCCGTACGCGCCGGAGCGGGGGCTGCGCTGCAACTCCGCGAAGCTGCTGCTCGACCCGTACGCACGTGCCATCAGCGGCTCGGTCACGTGGGGGGAGGAGGTGTACGGCTATCACTTCGGGGCGCCCGAGAAGCGCAACGACCTCGACTCGGCACCGCACATGATGACCTCGGTCGTGGTCAACCCGTACTTCGACTGGGGCGACGACCGGCGGCCCCGGACCGAGTACCACCACACGGTGATCTACGAGGCCCATGTGAAGGGCCTCACCATGCGGCACCCGGGGCTGCCCGAGGAGCTGCGCGGCACCTACGCGGCGCTCGCCCACCCGGCGATCATCGAACATCTGACCGAACTGGGCGTCACAGCGCTGGAGCTGATGCCCGTACACCAGTTCGTGAACGACCACCGGCTGGCCGACATGGGCCTCAGCAACTACTGGGGCTACAACACCATCGGCTTCTTCGCCCCGCACAACGCCTACGCCTCCTGGGGCGACCGGGGTCAGCAGGTGCTGGAGTTCAAGTCGGCGGTCCGGGCCCTG encodes the following:
- a CDS encoding 3'-5' exonuclease, encoding MGWHRQLLIGFDLETTGTDPREARIVTGAVIEVKDGEPVGHREWLADPGMEIPEEAVAVHGITNARATAEGRPADQVADAIADVLVSYWRTGVPVVAYNAAFDLTLLSAELRRYALPSLRDRLGGLDPAPVVDPYTIDRSVERYRRGKRNLEAVCGEYGVPLDAAHNACADALAAARLARAIAQRHPKVAALGPAELHRRQIEWYAEWAADFQAFLRRKGNPEAVVDALWPLRELEDETV
- a CDS encoding SAV2148 family HEPN domain-containing protein, with amino-acid sequence MGSGGLELPPGDAGDTGHEGDPTDVPPGAVSLARPMERGSIGPELDWNADAWLEVRTRAQRAGRAYIWLNLVEQRLRAVVAAVLRPIYEPVHGDDWVVAAAGPAGQEWVQRAVAVREVSRRKGYLLDPADDNVLSFLTLPQLRELMVQHWPCFEPYVDERRDVELALDELEVTRNVVSRNRALSEAVLAQAERASAKLLEILGAGSDVPSARRLPVDAVEDLVGDRYADVVGVHPDRVRLLRQFPAEDLFGGARRLDAIGIGLNLLVQNFSGRRLVRLAESGCRVRLLFLNPASSAVKRRERELGIKRGELSRAVEMNILHMRRVRSRLRDPGAFEIQVFDETPRFTAYLVDGDGTDGVAVVQTYLRRTRGMEAPVLVLRGGNRVLKADENGEVGLFDTYREEFEVAWADSRPVS
- a CDS encoding aminoglycoside phosphotransferase family protein, with product MDEARARDVVVAAGVLPGAAGKARLLALGENAVFAAGDLVVKVGRDAELLDRARREVRIAEWLAAQGVPAVRPAEPDALLVEGHPVTVWHRLPDPVRPAGPRDLAELLRPVHALPTPAFALPRRELLGGVERWLRLAGDAIDPADAAYLRERRDGFEAAAAALTPRLPRGPIHGDALPRNVHIGPDGPVLVDLETFSGDLREHDLVVMALSHDRYGLPTQEYDAFTAAYGWDVREWDGCSVLRSARETASCAWVAQHAPSDPKALAEFERRVASLRDGDETVRWYPF
- a CDS encoding GNAT family N-acetyltransferase; the encoded protein is MNADEISLREVRDSDLPFFWSHARDPEAQRIAAFTGEYHSDRELFDGHWAKIRANPDILARTVVAGGEVVGNAAVYGPPDEREVTYWIDRAHWGRGIATAALAALIALDPTRPLYARAAADNTGSVRVLQKCGFVVTGHERGFALARDAEIDEVELILRAG
- a CDS encoding transposase, whose product is MSRFRMYPSRAQAERMLTHCAHARYVWNLAVEQHAHWRRWRKSAPGFAEQCRQLTEARRENEWLGSGNVAVQQQALKDFARAKNARFTSGFGEPTWRRKHVHEGFRGIGTDRVPKHHADGSPRLNAKTGKQVMGRSVVVQRLNRRWAQVRVPGCGWVRFRLSAKGKGAKLPDAKTFRVTFRNGQWHIAFAVIPGPVEGPGTGGVTGIDRGVTITAALSDGRKLNCPQLTVKEGAQIRKHQRRATRAPKGSSEKAAEYAKVARLKARETNRRKDWCEKTSTMLARSYGLIRFEKLNIKTMTRSAKGTVERPGRQVAQKSGLNRAILAQGWGLLRQRTGHKAPGRVEDVPAPYTSLRCSACGWIDKNSRKSQAGFVCSSCGFTCNADTNASINIAAGQGGIPRPRRTAGAGGVTTATSRSSAREPQPI